In the genome of Desulfuromonas sp. DDH964, one region contains:
- a CDS encoding c-type cytochrome — MKFYFTLAALAALTLVACQNSTPTYPARQPPPGLLEAPDAIAAGARLFVSRCASCHGKTSEGRSPRADFFQPPAPDFSDPVYQHKDPAYLFWRIEVGKNAEPFRSQGSVMPAWRGLSDREIWQLVAYLKKRSV; from the coding sequence ATGAAATTTTACTTCACTCTCGCAGCACTTGCGGCGCTGACCCTGGTTGCCTGTCAGAACAGCACGCCCACCTATCCGGCGCGCCAGCCGCCCCCGGGGCTTCTCGAAGCCCCTGACGCCATTGCCGCTGGCGCCCGGCTCTTTGTCAGCCGCTGCGCCAGCTGCCATGGCAAAACCTCGGAGGGGCGCAGTCCGCGTGCCGACTTTTTCCAGCCGCCAGCCCCCGATTTTTCCGACCCGGTCTACCAGCACAAGGATCCGGCCTATCTCTTCTGGCGGATCGAAGTCGGAAAAAATGCCGAGCCGTTTCGTTCGCAGGGCTCGGTCATGCCGGCCTGGCGCGGACTTTCCGATCGGGAGATCTGGCAACTGGTGGCTTACCTGAAAAAGCGCTCCGTTTAG
- a CDS encoding HyaD/HybD family hydrogenase maturation endopeptidase — MSLLILGLGNAVMSDDAFGGRVIAALQQRYRFSERVTILDGGTLGLDLLPHFEGVDRLLIIDALEMGAAPGSIFRLVGEEVPRAFASKLSVHQMGVQDLLAVCELQGHLPAELVVWGVQPGSIEMAMELTPAVAAAVEGVVSAVVGELQRWGELPQAAA, encoded by the coding sequence ATGAGCCTGCTGATCCTCGGACTGGGAAACGCGGTGATGAGTGACGACGCCTTCGGTGGCCGGGTGATCGCGGCCCTGCAGCAGCGCTATCGCTTCTCCGAACGGGTAACGATCCTGGACGGTGGTACCCTCGGGCTCGATCTCCTCCCCCACTTCGAGGGGGTCGATAGGCTTCTGATCATCGATGCCCTGGAGATGGGCGCGGCGCCGGGGAGTATCTTCCGCCTGGTCGGCGAGGAGGTGCCGCGGGCCTTTGCCAGCAAGCTTTCGGTCCACCAGATGGGAGTACAGGACCTGCTGGCGGTCTGTGAGCTGCAGGGACATCTTCCCGCCGAGCTGGTGGTCTGGGGAGTGCAGCCCGGATCGATCGAGATGGCAATGGAGCTGACGCCGGCGGTGGCCGCAGCCGTCGAGGGGGTGGTCAGCGCAGTCGTCGGCGAACTGCAGCGCTGGGGCGAGCTGCCGCAGGCGGCAGCCTGA
- the cybH gene encoding Ni/Fe-hydrogenase, b-type cytochrome subunit: MLEIRYVWEWPVRLTHWANVLSIVVLSVTGFYIGAPFIQVSDPSQYVMGWMRFIHFSFAYLFTVSILARLIWAFFANHHASWRAFFPLLFKEGRSNAWKMFRYYTFSGRQIAYEVGHNALAATAYSGVMVLFLLQVATGFALYGQFEPGGLWASIFGGINALIGVQWLRLIHHLIMWLLIGFGIHHVYSAWLMDVKERNGTVASIFGGYKFIEPRDLE; the protein is encoded by the coding sequence ATGCTCGAAATACGCTACGTATGGGAATGGCCGGTCCGGCTGACCCACTGGGCTAACGTCCTCTCCATTGTCGTGCTGTCGGTGACCGGCTTTTATATCGGCGCCCCCTTCATCCAGGTTTCCGACCCTTCCCAGTACGTGATGGGCTGGATGCGCTTTATTCATTTCTCTTTTGCCTATCTCTTTACGGTCTCGATTCTGGCCCGGCTGATCTGGGCTTTCTTCGCCAATCACCACGCTTCCTGGCGCGCTTTCTTTCCGCTCCTTTTCAAGGAGGGGCGGAGCAACGCCTGGAAAATGTTCCGCTACTACACCTTCAGCGGCCGGCAGATCGCCTACGAGGTCGGGCACAACGCCCTGGCGGCGACGGCCTACTCGGGGGTGATGGTCCTCTTCCTGCTTCAGGTTGCCACCGGCTTCGCCCTCTACGGCCAGTTCGAACCGGGCGGGCTGTGGGCGTCGATCTTCGGCGGCATCAACGCCCTGATCGGGGTGCAATGGCTGCGGCTGATTCACCATCTCATCATGTGGCTGCTGATCGGCTTCGGCATCCATCACGTCTACAGCGCCTGGCTGATGGACGTCAAGGAGCGCAACGGCACCGTGGCGAGTATCTTTGGCGGCTACAAGTTCATCGAGCCGCGGGACCTCGAATGA